Genomic DNA from Coturnix japonica isolate 7356 unplaced genomic scaffold, Coturnix japonica 2.1 chrUnrandom42, whole genome shotgun sequence:
TTatcccagaaataaaacattttctctgttaaatatCACAGTTGAACCCACCAAAAAGATATTTCCTTCCCAAAATACTGCTTTCCTTCAtcaaaagaagacattttctacAAAAATTTCCTCTATTTAGCACAATATGACTCTTACTCCCCAATATTTTTGACCCAATACTACAACAATTTCTCTATTTAATATCAATTTCTATAAAAATTTACACATTTTCCCCCAGAATATCACTATTtatcccagaaataaaatgatctCACTATAGTGTCATACTTGATCCcaacaaaaagacattttcttccaaaaacactgcttttcatccCCAAATGATGACAATTTCTACACAAATTTCATTTACATAGGGTAATGTGACGCTTTCTCcccaaaatacccatttttgTCTCCAGTATATGATGATTTCTTCCCTTAATATCAATTTATGTAAAAACTTAGACACTTTTCCCCCAAATATCACAATTTATCCCAGAAATAAAACGTTCTCTGTTAAATATCACACTTGATCCCatcaaaaagacattttcttcccaaaacactgcttttcatctccaaaagaagaaattttctaCAAAAAATCACTCTTCTTAGCACAATATGATTCTTTCTCCCCAGTATAAGATTTTTGTCTCAAAAATGCAATGATTTCAGCATTCAATATCTATTTATGTCAAGATTTAGACAGTTTTCACCCGAATATCACTATTTATCCCAGAATGCAGAGAGgtgcattctttctttccaggatCCCAATAACCAGCTGTGCTGTTTATGACCCTTCATGGCTTCTCCTGGTGGTTCGACGTGTCCGGCCTCACCTAGAAAGGAAAACTCAAAGCACAAACAGTTCCTAACAGGTGCCACAGGAGGATTTTCTCTCTGCCACTGGATGGACCAACCAGATGCTGCCTGGAGGGTTTCACTTCACTGGAAGGACAGGAATGGGAGCCTGAGCAGATCCAAGCTGAACTTCAATACTCAATGTGTTCAATGCTCACAACGAATGGGTTGGTTCCAATGGGCCCTATGCCCCCACTAAAGAGCTTTGACAGCTCACAGCACTTGCCCAGAGCACTGCGGGTTGTTTCTCCTCTGCACTGTGGGGTCTCAGGGGTGGGAGCCTGCAGTTTTCTAAGCTTATTTTGGCTGAAAACAAGTCCCGTGTCAAAGAAAGCCAAGCCTGCCCCTTGATCCTCATTGAGCTCTGAGGCCGACCTGCCCTGGGTGCCCAATGAGCAccagtgagagctgcagcaatCGAGATGCTCATCATTAGAGATGGCAGCGGTCAAGAGGTTCAGGCCCATGCAGGAAGATGCTGAGAAGGGCAGCGGGCTCAGCATCTCATCCTGAGGCCAGCCTGCCTGAGGAGGCCACCTCCATCCCCTCTGGTGGACATCCACCCATCCTCTcttgcttctcttccctttcagtTGTTAGAAAGCTCCCTGACTGTTTCCCAATTGATTCTTGTAGGACTCGGAGGGTTTTGAGTCTAAGACCTGGGAGATGGTGAAGAAACCCAAGGcaagtgctgctcagctgagcaagaaagccaagaaggaaagcaaaaagaagcgATAAGGGCTTGAGCAGGAAGGCACAAAGGACAGCAGAATCGCCTGGAATGCTTCCTCAGAGGTGCACCAAAGGACACACACTGCGTGGTCTGGTTTTCAGGCCTGGCCGTGCTTTCCCTTTCATGGACTGCGGAGAGGAACTAAGGAAGCTTTGTCTTTAGTCATTACCAGTATCCCGCCTATTTGATTTCatattgaaatgtatttttgatgCATTTTGCATCTCTCTATTGCAAATAAAATTGAAGCGAACTTTCTAAACCTGGTGCTGCCTCTTTCAGTAGCTGGTCAGAACGTCCCTCGCTCGGGCTGGCAATCACAGGCTTCATGTGATTACATGTGAACACACATGAAGCGGTCGGCTTCACGTCTCTCCCTTGACATGGTGCAGGTTTTCCCCCGTTTCCTTGTTGGTCTTCCCAACCTGTGGCCTTTCAGCCAACCCGTAAGTGCTGGTGACAGGCTGTGAGCATCTCCTTGCTCTCTGAGGgctgagagaaacaaaagcagcgTGGGAGGAAGAAAGGTGTCCCTGCGCCTTGAGTTGGCCTCTCTTCCCTGAGGGCTCTTTCAGCTTCTGATGCACCGTGTGTTGCTGTTTGCCCTGGGAAGCCCAGCTGCACGCTGGCAGCCGTGGCCTGTGCATCAGCTTCTCATCTACCCACAAGGAGGAGTTCAAGTGTGGGTGGGATGGTGagaagagcagggctgggagtggagcaggaggagagggCAGCGGGAGGGCTGCAGGTGAACGTGCCTCGGGCCCAGAGCCacctccatcccttctggtGGGGGCCATGGCACACAGGGGATGAGCATCAGCCtgaaaagagcagagctgggctcctgcaggcagggcaggcagcaggcaggcacaGAATGGGCAGCAGCCATCACCGGCTGCATTCCATTGCGTCACAATGGGCTGCTGTGTGACATGGAACCCAGGAGCAGCATCAGAGCGGCTGCAGGGTGGTGGGTGCCACATCCTGGAGGAGCTTCTGGCAGACGACTGGAAGCATCTGGAAGGGGTGAGCTCCCACATGGCTGCTGCCAACAAGGAGCAACCTGCGCGTGTGATGCGTACCAAGTTAAGCTGGTGGGAGGACGGCCCCGCAACGGGCTGTGCCTCCAGGAGTCCATATGGCACCACCAAAGGTACGGGGATCCACAGCCAGCACACGGCACCGCTGCCAATGGGTCCTGGCAGCGAGTGGGCCGGAACCAGCACTCTTCCTCGGGGCTGTCTCTCTTTGGGATCAGGGATGACGCTGACCCTTTTCACCTGCCATCCCGCTCTGAGGCAGTCGGGATGCTGGGAAGGGGTAGATGGGCTGCAACCTGCTTTACCTTTGCTCTGCAGAGCGAGTGGCCGTCTGGGACTCCGTGGCCGTCTGTGTGCAACAACAACTCCTGCTGCACAAGGTGGGTCAGCACCTGTTTCCTGCCGGTCCCcttggagagctgggcagtcCCCTTGGCCCTGGGCTGTGCGATGCAGTGACTCTTCCCCTCCCCAGAATGCAGGTTCTTCATAGGGATGTCCCACTCCAAAGTCCCTATGAGGTTCTTCATAGGGATATCCCCCCCTTGAAGTCCCTATGAGGTTCTTCATAGGGATGTTCCCCTCTTGAAGTCCCTATGAGGTTCTTCATAGGGATGTCCCCCCCTTGAAGTCCATATGAGGTTCTTCATAGGGACATCCCCCCCAAAAGTCCCTATGAAGTCCCAGTGGGCCTCCCACAGGTGCAGCACTGCTTGTGGCAGGAGGTGCTGGATCTCAgcgctgctcccagctgctggaaTCCTGGATTCCatgaagctgcttctgctggggCTGCCATGCTGCAGTTTGGAGGGTGGTGGGAAGGAGAGGGGTGGGCAGTTCCTTCCCAAATGACTCCCAGTCCCCAGGCCAGCACCTCTCAACAGTGGCAGATGATACAGCAGGGCCTGAAGCACGGTCCCTGTGCAGGGAAACTCCCAGGCCCTCCTTCAGCCTTAACCCTTGGGCCCTTCCGTTCTCTTCCACTCGTAGGGGATCCGAATTCCTACCTTCGGTTCCTTCGACATCGTCTTCAAAGAGATCAGGGCTAAGGAGGGCACCCTGGTTGTGCAGTGGCCGGCGTTTCGCCTGGCCAGGAACCTTCTGGACGTCCACAGTCTGACAGGTGATGAGGAACTCCTGACAGGTAGGAGGAGAATTCAACCCTTGCTGGCAAACAGGATGGCTGCCTCCACTTTCAGAAGCAAACCAGCCCTTCCATGGAGCCCATCCAAACACAGGGCCGTCCTGGGTGGTGAATACAAGTAGCACTCAGAAGTAGGGGCAGGAGGGCTGCTAAGTGACCAATTCTGACCACCTGGTGTGATTTTACAGGCCATAAGGAAGTGGAGCCCCTCAAGTACACCGAGGTGGCCTCAACTGCATCGGTGTCCCGGCACAGAGTGGAGACCTGCATATGCAGCACCACATCCCTCATCTCCCACTGCCTGAGGAACGGGGAGAACGTTGCCTTTGTCCTGAAGGACATCGGGGTCCTCTTCTTAGAAGGAGCACGAGTTCAAATGAAATTCTACTACGACTTCCTCGAGAAGGTCTGTGGGAAAGCCAGTCTGGAAACAGCAGTTTTCAAGGTGAGCTTTTGGGTTCTGCCTGACCGGGCAGTCCCACAGCCCTTACCCTGCCTGCATATGGCCTGCCAGAACCCGGCCAGCTGCTCAGGCAGCCAAGAGAGCTATGGTGCTGTCAGCTCTCCCTCCGCTCCCCGAGTGCTTCAGCCCATCACAAGGATGTTCCACCGCCTCCCTGATCCTCCCTGCAGGTCCCCTGGCTGCTGGACATGGTGGTGTCCCGGGTGGCAGCGGTGGCTCCCTGACACTCTCTGGCCGGGTCATCGTCTTTCCTGAGTGAGTATGTTTGTGGATGGAGCCTCTGCTCAGCGCAGCTGCTCGGCTCTCCCTTGCTATCGTTTCCTCCTTGTGACCACAGCTGTCCTGCCCATGAGGACTCTGGGCAGCCAgtgttgtttctgtgctgcCCACATGGGATGGGCAAACAGTCTGGTGCAGCCTCTTGTGTTGCAGCTTGTCCTCAGCCatcagaggggctggggggaggcTGAGCACTGGGGGGATGCCTCATTTGGTGCTGTAAGTCTGTCTGGATTGCCAGTCATAactgtgctgtctgcaaagGATGTGCCGTTAACCAATGACCTGAGTaatgcagctgcctgcagtccCATGGAATGATGGCATTACCCCATAGAGATTGCTGGTTTACCTGGGGAAAACAGCCTGATTTGACTGTGTGTGCAAATCAGACCCGACAGGTGACCCCCACATGGGGGGGAGTTAAGCAGGGTGGAGAAAGTCACCGAAATCTGGGCACGGGGCCTTCACCCAGCTCCACAACCAGAGGGGTGTTTGCTGTTGAAGTCAGTATATCAGGCTCCCCTGGGGTCTGCTGACAGCTCAGGACTCAGGTTGTGCTGTTGCTTAGGGAACTATAATGGAGCAGATGATCCACAGCATTTCCTCCTGGAGCCTTTACCTTCTCTCCAGAGGTGGGCACTTTGAGAATCCACCCTTGGGACCTATTTACACGTCCCAGAGCTGTAGAGGTTTCTGTGAGGAAGATCTGATGGTAGAGATGAAGGAATTTAGGTGATGTTTTCATCCTTTTGAGGCCTGGATTTCTCAGCTGGGTGACCccatttcccagcacagcccctggaATTGGGGCACAGGCAGCTTTGGGGGATGCTGGACCTTGATGCAGTGTGAAAATCAAGCTGTGAGCAGGCAATCCCGGTGGGCAGCAAAGGCTGCTGAGTCACGCCTCCATCCTCTCCTTCTGTACAGGTTTAAGTTGGAGTTTATCCACAAACCACCTCCCAGGAAACCATCCAAGGCATCCAGGGAAGTGCCTGGTGAGGGCaagatggagaaagaagagggtTTGGGTGTGCCACCTCTTGGCCGGGACAAGAAAGgtaaagcagcagccagctccttTCCGTGCCCCACACAACCAAGCTGCCGTGGGAAAAGCCCCACTCAGTGATCACCCAATGGCTCCAACTCATGCAAAGATTCATGCCTCTCCTTCTACGCCACAAGTGTTGGGTCTCTAAGATGAAATGAGGATGGCCTCAATAAAATCCTATAGGTGGCCCAGGGATTGGGGCGGGAAATGTTCCCACGTGCCCCCATCCCTGGGTGTggcaggaggggggggggatccTCGGCCCCGTCCTCCCTTTGGGCAACGAGCCCCTAGAAGAGGCTGTCAGCTCACAGACACCACTCAGCTCCTCTTTCCCAAAGCAAAGGTCAGGAAAGCGGGCCCAAATCTGAGCTGCACCCCTGAGAGGAGGAGCTGGGCAAGAGGGACAGACGTCCCTGGAGGGAGGGAGCATCTGCCAGGGAAGTGGAGCGGCCCCCCTGGATGGTTTGGGACAGGCCTGAGCAGCCCTGCACGTCCCAGAGATGGCAGATTGACAGCGAATCCCCTCTGATGAGATGTCTTCTTCCCAGGGCCAGGAAAGATCCCTGAGCAGCCATCCTTACATGGCCGACGGAGCACTGCCCATAGAGGAGGCACAGGTTCTTTTCCCAAAACAAGGGTGGAGCAGAAGAAGAGCTCTGTGCCCAGGTGAGGCTGGGTGCTCGGGGTTGGGATCCTCATGGGGCTGAACCAGCAAGGGCCCAttctccagccccactgcctggGGCTGTCCGGCACTGCTGAATGCAGAGCATGGATGGGTAGTATGTGGCTGCTGTGAGATCACAGGGCTGGTTCCCTTCTGGCCCTCAAGAGAACCCAAGGGCAGCCTGTGAGCTCTGCTtggggaaggctgtgctgcagccaaggCTGCAGGATGTGGCCCCAAAGGTGGCTGCAGGATGTGGCCCCAAAAATGTCACACACTGTAAAgcatctcctctgctctgctcttctctttcagtCAAGTTCCAGCGCTCCCGGCGGTGTCTTCACCCAAAAAGATGGCTGTGCCCAGCAAAACCCAGAGTGAAGGCACGACCAAAAGCACTGCACCACCCACGGGTCCAGCACGGGCAATAAAACCCCACAGGTGCACAGAGGAACAAGGTGCGGTGAGGCCGGCACTGAGCAGCCAAGGTCAGCACAAGCTGACAGCACAAAGtaaagcagcagagccaggccGCACTCGTGGAGTGGAACCTCAGAGCTGCcaggaaggaagaggagcagcaaaGCCGGTGCTGAGCAGCAAAAGTGATGGGAAACACACAGCCAGAGCTCCAGCACAAGGCTTGGGTCGGGCTcaggctgctggagctcagtgggtcagaaaacaagcagtgaagccagcactgagcagccagcTTCAGGGCAAAGTCATCACCAAAGGGAAGGCTCCAGAAATACGTCCAGCACAGCCTCAGagtttgaaagaagaaagaggggTGGTGAGACCGGCACCAATGAGTCAGTTTGTGGGCAAATCCATAGCCAAAGCTCCAGTACCAAAGGCAGGTGGAGCCCAGGCAGTGCAGTCTCAGAGCATCAGAGAAGGACGAGGAGCAGAGAAAACCCTCAGTGATGGCAGAGTGCCGGAGGCAAACAAGGCGGAGCTGAGTGGCCCNAGATGTAAGGTAGCAAATTAGATTCAGTCCAACTAACTGGGAAAATTAAGGAGGCTGACTAGTCAAGAGGGAAGCAGAGACTTCCAGGTTGGTACTGCTATACTGAAACACCATCTTCCTAAAAAAGACTGCCAGAATAATTTGTTGAAATATTTGTTCAGCTTTATTGTAAGACAGAACTAATGCTGACTGCTTATTCAGAGGAACATAAGTTGGTGGTAATACTGACACAGATTTGTTTCGGATGCAGATCTGCCTTCTAAGCACACTGAACACACAGTTCCTAACCCTCCAGAGAATCTTTTATAATTTAACACCTGGAGAGTATGTTAaattcttgctgttgttttactgCTCGTTGAgttctttttcctatttgcaTTGGgt
This window encodes:
- the LOC107306925 gene encoding coiled-coil domain-containing protein 81-like, producing MGCCVTWNPGAASERLQGGGCHILEELLADDWKHLEGVSSHMAAANKEQPARVMRTKLSWWEDGPATGCASRSPYGTTKERVAVWDSVAVCVQQQLLLHKGIRIPTFGSFDIVFKEIRAKEGTLVVQWPAFRLARNLLDVHSLTGDEELLTGHKEVEPLKYTEVASTASVSRHRVETCICSTTSLISHCLRNGENVAFVLKDIGVLFLEGARVQMKFYYDFLEKVCGKASLETAVFKVPWLLDMVVSRVAAVAP